The Candidatus Polarisedimenticolia bacterium sequence TCGCCCGAGCAAGCCACGGGCAAACCGGTCGACGCGCGCTCCGACATCTTTTCCTTCGGCCTGATCCTCTACGAGATGCTCACGGGACAGCGGGCTTTCGGCGGCGATTCCGAGGCTCAGGCTCTGGCCGCGATGCTGCGCGATACTCCGCCGCCGGTTCGCAGGTTGAGGGCGGAGATTCCCGCGGACGTCGAGCGGGTCATCCAGCGCTGCCTGCCGAAGGACCCGGCCTCCCGCTACCCGGACGCGTCGGCTCTCCTCGCGGATCTCCGGGCCTGCGAAGCGCGCCGGCTGGCCGGGAGCGTTCCCCGAAGAGGGATGCTGCGTTGGGTGGTCATCCTGCCGGTGGCGGCCGTCGTCCTGGCGGCCGTCGCGTTCTCGATCTGGACCTGGCAGCGCGCCGCGCGCGAGCGCCAGGCGCGGCAGGCTCTCCCGGAAATCGCACGCCTCGTGGAATCGGAGCAGGCGGTCGGTGCCTTCCGCCTCGCCCTGCAGGTGGAGCCCTTGCTCAGAAACGACCCGGAGTTCGACAAGCTTTGGAGAAATGTGGCCGTGCCTCTATCCCTGAGCAGTGATCCGCCCGGGGTCGAAGTGCAGTTCAAGGCCTACGACCAGCCTGGCTCGGAATGGAACCGCCTCGGGATCACGCCCCTGGAAAACGTCCGCGTTCCCGTTGGACAGCTCCGCTGGAAGCTGGCGCGCGATGGGTACGAGACCGTCGAGCTCGCCGCTAATCCCGGAAGGCTCCCGCCCTCAGTGAAGCTCGTCCCGCTAGGCCAGGCTCCTCCCGGGATGGTGCGCGTCCCGGGCGGAGTTTATGGGTACCGGGCCACGCGGCCCATCGAGCTTGCAGATTTCTGGCTGGATCGTTTCGAAGTCACGAACCGCGAGTTCAAGGTATTCGTGGACCGGGGGGGATACCGCGAGCGGGCCTACTGGAAGCAGCCGTTCTCGAAAGACGGGCGTACGCTGACCTTCGATGAAGCCATGAGCTTGTTCCGGGACGCCACCGGCCGTCCCGGCCCCTCTACCTGGGAGCTGGGCACCTACCCGGAGGGGCAGGCCGACTTCCCCGTGAGCGGAGCCAGCTGGTACGAAGCCAGCGCCTACGCGGAATTCGCCGGCAAGACGCTTCCCACCTTCTATCATTGGTTCCGCGCGGCCGGCGCGGATGATCCCTTTTCCGGCATCCTTCCCTTGAGCAACTTCGGCGGCCAGGGACCGGCGCAGGCGGGAAGCACCGAGGGACTTTCCCCCTGGGGCAACCGCGACATGGCCGGCAACGTGAAAGAGTGGGTGTGGAACGCCGCGGGGTCCCGCCGTTATAGCCTGGGTGGAGCGTGGAGCGATCCGACCTACCTGTTCACGGGACCCGATGCGGTGGACCCGTTCGACCGCAGCCCGGTTCAGGGCTTCCGCTGCGCGCGCTACGATACTCCGCCTGCGGCGGAGACGTTCGGCTCGATCGAGAAGGTCTTCCGCGACTACTCGAAGCTGACGCCGGTAGGCGACGCGATCTTCGCGGCCTACCGCAGCCTGCACACCTACGACCCGCAGCCGCTCGAGACCCGCAGCGAATCGCCGACGGAAGAGTCCGAGTACTGGAGGGAGGAGCACATCAACTACGCCGCAGCGTACGGCGGGGAGCGGGTCCCCGCCACGCTATTCATTCCGAAAAACACCGCCCCCCCTTACCAGGCCGTCCTCTACTTTCCGCCGGGAAGCGCCCTTCGCCTGCATTCGATTCGCGATGCAGGCACGCGTCAGTTCGCCTTCCTGGTTCGCAGCGGGAGAGCCGTGCTGTTTCCCGGCTACAAAGGAACCTACGAGCGGCGGCTACCCCCGGGAACCGGCGGAGCGAACGCCGAGCGAGACCTCACGATCGAGTGGTCCAAGGATATCGGGCGCTCGCTCGACTACCTCGAGAGCCGGCCCGACATCGATAAGACTCGCCTCGCTTTCTACGGGCTCAGCATGGGTGCGGTGATGGGACCCATCGTCGGGGCCGTCGAGCCCCGCTTGCGCACGCTGGTGCTCGTCGGCGGGGGCCTCAGCTCCGGGGAAGAGCCTCCCGAAGTCGACCCCTTCAACTTCGCGCCGCACGTCCGCATCCCGGTCCTCATGATCAACGGAAGCCACGACTTTCTTTTCCCTCCTGAGACCTCGCAGGACCCGATGTTCCGCCTGTTCCAGTCGCCCGTGAATGCTAAGCGCCATTACGTCTTCGACGGTGGACACGTCCCTCCACGCATGCAGGAAGTCGCCCGCGAGACGCTGGATTGGCTGGATCAGTACCTCGGCCCGGTCCGCCTTGGCGGGTCGCAGTAGAATCTCCTCTACCGGACCGTCAGATTCGACAATTCTCAGCAAGATCTTCTCTCTCTTCGCTCGGATTGGGCGTATCGTGATCGGGTTCAGCCATAGGACATGCGTTACAGGCAGGAGAGCCGCCATGCGGCGAGCCATCAAAAGTCTTTGCTTGTTTCTGACTCTCGCCGCTCTGGTGCCCGTGGGCCGGGCGGAAGCGGGATCGATTGTCAGGCTGGGCCCCTGCGCCAATCCCGATTGCAACGTCCCCCCGCCCAATTCGGGTTTTATCCAGGTGGCGACGGGCAACTATCACAGCATGGGCCTGAGGTCGGACGGTACTATCGCGGCCTGGGGGATGTGCGACGTCGGGCAGTGCAACGTGCCTCCCCCCAACTCCGGGTTCACCGCCATCGCCGCCGGGGACAGCCACAGTCTGGGACTTCGGCAGGACACCTCGATCGCGGCCTGGGGGGACAACGAGCAGGGGCAGCTCAACGTGCCGGCGCCGAACACGGGCTTCGTGGCCATCGCGGCCGGCCTGCTGCACAGCATCGCGCTGAAATCCGACGGCTCGATCGTCGGCTGGGGCCGCAACAGCTCAGGCGAGACCGTCCCCCCCGCACCGAACAGCGGCTGGGTGGCGATCGCCGCGGGCGGTTACGTCAGCATGGGATTGAAGTCCGATGGCTCCGTCCGGAAATGGGGCTGCGGCGGAGCTTGCCCGGTACCTTCACCGAACACCGGCTTCGTCGCGATCGCGACCAGCTACGACCACAGCCTCGCGCTCCGGGCGGACGGCTCGATCGTGGCCTGGGGCGGCAACGCTTACGGTCAGCTCGACGTGCCGGAGCCGAACTCGGGATTCGTGTCGATCGCGGCGGGAATATTCTTCAGCCTCGGCGTGAAGTCCGATGGCTCCCTCATGGCCTGGGGCAAGATCGATCAGAACTATGTGCCCCTCCCGAACGAGGGCTATCAGGCGGCGACCGCGAACCAGGGGCTGGCCGATGCCTTGAAGTCCGTGCCCTCCGACGCCGACGGGGACGGAGTGCAGGACGACGTCGACTGCGCGCCGTCCGACCTGCTGGCGTTCGCGATCCCGGGCGAGGTCCGAGATCTCAGGTTCGAAACACCCACGGATTTGGCCTGGACGACGGAGACGGGACGGTCGGGCATGGGCACGACTTATGACATCGTCCGCGGGTCGCTCTCCGGCTTCCCCGTGCAGCCCGGCTCGGGCGAGAGCTGCCGGACCGACGGCCTGTTCGTGACCTACTTCTCCGACACGGCCAAGCCCGCTTTGGGGACTGGCTTCTACTTCCTCGTGCGCGCCGCGAACCACTGCGCCAATGGCACCTACGGGTCCGCCAGCTCAGGCTTCGAACGGATCACTTCTGTTTGCCCGTAAGGCCTCTTAGGATACCCAGCACTTCATCAATCCACCGCGTTAATATTCTTTCGCGGTGGCCTTCCTCTCTGATCTAAGCTCGGGCCGGGGCGAGCCGCGCTCCGGTTCACACCAACTCCGACTTTCGTATAATGAGACATTCGCCGCGGCGCCCGCCGCGTCGCGTCGTTCCCCGGGGGCGGAACTGAGCTTCGAGCCTGGACAGATTCTCACGCACTACCGCATCGAGCGCCTGATCGGCGAAGGCGGGATGGGCGCCGTCTACCTGGCCGAGGATACGAAGCTGCACCGCAAGGTAGCACTGAAGGTTCTCCCCGCGGCGATGGCCTCCCACGCCGATCGCCTGGCCCGCTTCCAGCGCGAGGCGCAGGCGGTCGCCGCCTTGAACCATCCTCACATCGTCACGCTCTACTCCGTGGAGGAGGCGGAGGGGACCCACTTCCTGACCATGGAGCTGGTGGAGGGGACGAGCCTGGACCGGGTCCTTTCCTCCGGCGGCCTGCCGCTGGAAAAGGTATTCGACGTCGGCATCGCTCTCGCCGATGCCCTGGCGGCGGCGCACGAGAAGGGGATCATCCACCGCGACCTCAAGCCGGCCAATGTCATGGTGACCCGGGAAGGCCGCGTGAAGGTGCTCGACTTCGGACTCGCGAAGCTGGCCCCGGGTGCTTCGGAGCAAGGTACGCCACACCCTCAGGACGTACTCTCCACGGCGGCGACCGGCGTGCTGTCTCCCGGCCAGCCTTTGACGACCGCGGGGCTGGTGGTGGGGACCGTTCCCTACATGTCTCCCGAGCAGGTAGGGGGCGAGACGGTGGATGCGCGCACCGATATCTTCTCCCTGGGTGTCCTGCTCTACGAGCTGGCAACCGGACAGCGCCCCTTCAGGGGGAAGAACCAGGCCGAGACGATCTCGTCGATCCTGCGCGACACACCCGCGCCGGTCAGCGAAACCCGGCAGGACGCGCCGCGGGAGCTGTCCCGGATCATCGACCACTGCCTGCAAAAGGATCCCGACGCCAGGTTCCAGACCGCAAAGGACGTGCGCAACGAGCTGCGGGCGCTCGGCAAAGAAGTTTCGGCCGTCAGCCAGACCGATGGGATGTCTCGCCAGGCCGGCGGAAGGAAGGCCCTCTGGATCGGCCTGGCGGTCATCGTTCTGGCCGCGGTGGCCGGTCTGATTCTGTTCCGGCAGCACGCGCCCGAGTCGCCGCAGCCATCGGCCGGAACAGCGACCACCGCCTCTGCCGGGGCCCCCGCCTCCGTTGCCACCGAGAGCCCCGGCGGCACGCCCGACCCGAAATCGATCGCGGTTCTGCCCTTCATGAACATGTCGTCCGAAAAGGAGCAGGACTACTTCTCGGACGGGATCTCCGAGGACCTTCTGAACCTCCTGGCGAAGGTCCATGAGCTCAAGGTCGTCGCGCGCACGTCGTCATTCTCCTTCAAAGGGAAGAACGTCGGTATCCCGGAAATCGGCCGGCAGCTCCACGTGGCCCATGTCCTCGAGGGCTCGGTGCGCAGGAACGGCAACCAGGTGCGGATCGCGGCCCAGCTCATCCAGGCCGCGGACGGCTTCCAGATCTGGTCGGAGATCTACGACCGCCGGCTCGACGACATTTTCAAGATTCAGGACGAGATCGCGGCCGATGTGGTGAAGGAGCTGAAGATCACTCTCTTAGGCGAGGCGCCGAAAGCGCGCGAGACGGATCCCAAAGCCTACGCGCTCTATCTGCGGGCCACGGCCCTCGAACAGGATATGTCGGCCGAGGGGTTCGCGAAATCCGATGCGCTCTACCGGCAGGCTCTGGAGATCGATCCGCGTTACGCCCCGGCCTGGTCCGGGCTGTCGATAAACTTCATCAACAAGCAGGCCCTCGGCATTCTGTCGGGCGAGCTGGGGTATGCGCGCGCCCGCGAGGCATCGGAGAAGGCTGTCACGCTCGATCCGAGCTACGCTCCGGCGCACGCCACGCTCGGCTACATCGCGGATAGCCTGAACGACCTTCCCGGCGCGGCACGGCACTTCGAGAAAGCTCTGGCGCTCGATCCCAACAATACCCGTGTGCTCCTCAACGCCGCCAATCTGCTTCGCGGCCTCGGACGCAAGGACGAGGCTCTGGCGCTCCTGGAATCCATCGTGCCGCGGGATCCGCTGAACGCCCCGCTCCTCAACGTCCTCGGATCCGCCCAAACGGACGCAGGCCGGTTCGATGACGCCATCGCCACATGCCGCACGCTACTGGACTTGAAGCCCGGCCGGGGCAGGGCCCACTACTGTCTCGCCGTGGCGATGATGCTCAAGGGAGACGCCGCGGGCGCGCTGGCCGAGATACAGGAAGAAACCAGCGAGGCCGTCCGGATGATCGGGCTGCCCATGGCCTACCACGCCCTCGGACGACGCGCCGATTCCGACGCCGCCCTCGCCGCGCTGATCGCGAAGCTGGAAAAGGACGCTCCCTACAACATCGCCTACGTCTACGCCTTCCGCGGCGAGGCCGACAAGGCGTTCGAATGGCTCGACAAGGCGAGCGCGGAGGAAGACCCCGGTCTCGCTGAAATCGTCTTCGAGAGCATGTTCAACAATATCCATTCCGACCCGCGCTGGCTGCCGTTCCTCCGCAAGATCGGTAAGGCTCCCGATCAGCTCGCGAAAATCCATTTCACCCTGCCGCCGGATCTGCTGAAGCAACCGTCCGGGCAACCCTGACCCATGCCAGGGCGGAGCTGATTCCGGCTGTCTGAGACGAGCCGGGGGCTCAGCCATACCGGTCGTCGGTATCGCCCGCTTGCCGCGGGCTGTACGCCGTAACGGCCCCTGCAGTATCAACCCCATCGTAGCCATCGCCGTTGACGTCGCCCGCCGTCGAAACGTAGAACCCGAAGAATCCGTCGGATCGACCTGGGAGGGACGCCATGAGCTCCTGGGGGGCTACATCTTCGACAACTACCGGCTCGCCGGGATTAAATGGAACACGGGCTCGCGGTCAATGGGCAGTACTACACCCGCTGGCTGGATGATTTCGATGCCGACGGGCCGCTCCCGCTCGAT is a genomic window containing:
- a CDS encoding protein kinase translates to MALSPRTKLGPYEILSVAGSGGMGVVYKARDTRLDRIVALKVLPEALVRDPARRQRLEQEARAVSSLSHPHICTLHDVGHQEGIDYLVMEYLEGETLAARLHQGPLPLDQALRHAMEIAGALDAAHRRGLVHRDLKPGNIMLTPVGAKLLDFGLAKAVQDVPAETTEQDATAAPTATRKPATRSGVIMGTPAYMSPEQATGKPVDARSDIFSFGLILYEMLTGQRAFGGDSEAQALAAMLRDTPPPVRRLRAEIPADVERVIQRCLPKDPASRYPDASALLADLRACEARRLAGSVPRRGMLRWVVILPVAAVVLAAVAFSIWTWQRAARERQARQALPEIARLVESEQAVGAFRLALQVEPLLRNDPEFDKLWRNVAVPLSLSSDPPGVEVQFKAYDQPGSEWNRLGITPLENVRVPVGQLRWKLARDGYETVELAANPGRLPPSVKLVPLGQAPPGMVRVPGGVYGYRATRPIELADFWLDRFEVTNREFKVFVDRGGYRERAYWKQPFSKDGRTLTFDEAMSLFRDATGRPGPSTWELGTYPEGQADFPVSGASWYEASAYAEFAGKTLPTFYHWFRAAGADDPFSGILPLSNFGGQGPAQAGSTEGLSPWGNRDMAGNVKEWVWNAAGSRRYSLGGAWSDPTYLFTGPDAVDPFDRSPVQGFRCARYDTPPAAETFGSIEKVFRDYSKLTPVGDAIFAAYRSLHTYDPQPLETRSESPTEESEYWREEHINYAAAYGGERVPATLFIPKNTAPPYQAVLYFPPGSALRLHSIRDAGTRQFAFLVRSGRAVLFPGYKGTYERRLPPGTGGANAERDLTIEWSKDIGRSLDYLESRPDIDKTRLAFYGLSMGAVMGPIVGAVEPRLRTLVLVGGGLSSGEEPPEVDPFNFAPHVRIPVLMINGSHDFLFPPETSQDPMFRLFQSPVNAKRHYVFDGGHVPPRMQEVARETLDWLDQYLGPVRLGGSQ
- a CDS encoding protein kinase, with protein sequence MAFLSDLSSGRGEPRSGSHQLRLSYNETFAAAPAASRRSPGAELSFEPGQILTHYRIERLIGEGGMGAVYLAEDTKLHRKVALKVLPAAMASHADRLARFQREAQAVAALNHPHIVTLYSVEEAEGTHFLTMELVEGTSLDRVLSSGGLPLEKVFDVGIALADALAAAHEKGIIHRDLKPANVMVTREGRVKVLDFGLAKLAPGASEQGTPHPQDVLSTAATGVLSPGQPLTTAGLVVGTVPYMSPEQVGGETVDARTDIFSLGVLLYELATGQRPFRGKNQAETISSILRDTPAPVSETRQDAPRELSRIIDHCLQKDPDARFQTAKDVRNELRALGKEVSAVSQTDGMSRQAGGRKALWIGLAVIVLAAVAGLILFRQHAPESPQPSAGTATTASAGAPASVATESPGGTPDPKSIAVLPFMNMSSEKEQDYFSDGISEDLLNLLAKVHELKVVARTSSFSFKGKNVGIPEIGRQLHVAHVLEGSVRRNGNQVRIAAQLIQAADGFQIWSEIYDRRLDDIFKIQDEIAADVVKELKITLLGEAPKARETDPKAYALYLRATALEQDMSAEGFAKSDALYRQALEIDPRYAPAWSGLSINFINKQALGILSGELGYARAREASEKAVTLDPSYAPAHATLGYIADSLNDLPGAARHFEKALALDPNNTRVLLNAANLLRGLGRKDEALALLESIVPRDPLNAPLLNVLGSAQTDAGRFDDAIATCRTLLDLKPGRGRAHYCLAVAMMLKGDAAGALAEIQEETSEAVRMIGLPMAYHALGRRADSDAALAALIAKLEKDAPYNIAYVYAFRGEADKAFEWLDKASAEEDPGLAEIVFESMFNNIHSDPRWLPFLRKIGKAPDQLAKIHFTLPPDLLKQPSGQP